One Leifsonia shinshuensis DNA window includes the following coding sequences:
- a CDS encoding ABC transporter permease subunit — MSAATATPATPHVHAEIGRLSFPRVLRSEWIKLRSLRSTFWTLVSVVVLVVGLATLISFALPSKTTLLSEAGPRAATLDPSNIVATAATFGLTFAQLVVAVLGVLAISGEFSTGMIRSSFAAVPHRFPVLAAKAIMLFVVSFVIGLVSMAASWSIAVGVTGAKGYTRGLFDASTLWSIVGGAFYLGLVAVFALGIGTIIKSSAGGISAVVGVLFVLPILANVLVSVFPKETWLADWTHYLVSNNGSGLAGLANGGLEPWQNALSLGIWTAAAFVVGAILLQRRDA, encoded by the coding sequence ATGAGCGCCGCAACCGCAACGCCCGCCACCCCGCACGTCCACGCGGAGATCGGCCGGCTCAGCTTCCCGCGCGTGCTGCGCTCGGAGTGGATCAAGCTCCGTTCGCTCCGCTCGACGTTCTGGACGCTCGTCAGCGTCGTGGTGCTGGTCGTGGGGCTCGCGACCCTGATCAGCTTCGCGCTGCCGAGCAAAACCACGCTGCTCAGCGAGGCCGGTCCGCGCGCCGCCACGCTCGACCCGTCCAACATCGTCGCGACGGCGGCCACCTTCGGCCTCACCTTCGCCCAGCTCGTCGTCGCCGTGCTCGGCGTCCTCGCGATCAGCGGCGAGTTCTCCACCGGGATGATCCGCTCCTCGTTCGCGGCCGTCCCGCACCGCTTCCCGGTGCTCGCGGCCAAGGCGATCATGCTCTTCGTCGTGTCCTTCGTGATCGGCCTCGTGAGCATGGCGGCCTCCTGGTCGATCGCGGTCGGAGTCACGGGCGCCAAGGGCTACACGCGTGGGCTGTTCGACGCGTCCACGCTGTGGTCCATCGTGGGCGGCGCCTTCTACCTCGGGCTCGTCGCGGTGTTCGCGCTGGGGATCGGGACCATCATCAAGTCGAGCGCCGGCGGTATCTCCGCCGTGGTCGGCGTCCTCTTCGTCCTGCCGATCCTCGCCAACGTCCTGGTGTCGGTGTTTCCGAAGGAGACCTGGCTCGCAGACTGGACGCACTACCTCGTCAGCAACAACGGCAGCGGGCTCGCCGGACTCGCCAACGGCGGCCTCGAGCCCTGGCAGAACGCCCTGAGCCTCGGCATCTGGACCGCCGCCGCCTTCGTCGTGGGAGCCATCCTGCTGCAGCGACGGGACGCGTGA
- a CDS encoding sensor histidine kinase → MTPTVTAADAAPADLELPRPPGAVRRYFGAHPLVVDAIVAGVYLVPSLAEGVVHLVRTPSLAAAIQLLLVVIAGAALFARRLHPRAVFGIAIVVLVVSVFLGRNLDFVPAVFALYALAVYRSVRSAWIGYGITAVVTTVTLAVATIVSEVPDFAPLSTEAVPSGFAALAFCIVAVLIGSNVGNRRRYLTALIDRARQLARERDQQAEIATAAERSRVAREMHDIVSHSLTVMIALADGSAGLVATSPERSAETMRLVAETGRGALGDMRRLLGVLRAGDEEAAAHAPQPGLSDLRELVERFRAAGLPVRITVSGTPPTDVGQQLTVFRVVQEALTNTLRHAELATTVAVTIEFGERVIRITVEDDATVHTGSVQGSGSGLLGLRERVALYGGTLEAGPRRGGGWRLVAEFTTVPSPADPIAADTDTGIDNDTGTTRRTE, encoded by the coding sequence GTGACCCCGACGGTGACCGCCGCCGACGCCGCCCCGGCCGACCTCGAACTCCCGAGGCCGCCCGGGGCGGTGCGGCGCTATTTCGGCGCGCATCCGCTCGTCGTGGATGCGATCGTCGCCGGCGTCTACCTGGTGCCCTCTCTCGCCGAGGGCGTCGTCCACCTGGTGCGGACCCCGAGTCTGGCCGCCGCGATCCAGCTCCTGCTCGTGGTCATCGCCGGCGCGGCGCTGTTCGCCCGCCGGCTGCACCCGCGAGCGGTGTTCGGGATCGCGATCGTCGTCCTGGTCGTCAGCGTCTTCCTCGGGCGCAACCTCGACTTCGTCCCCGCGGTGTTCGCGCTCTACGCCCTCGCGGTCTACCGGTCGGTGCGCTCGGCTTGGATCGGCTACGGCATCACGGCGGTGGTGACCACCGTCACCCTCGCCGTCGCGACCATCGTCTCGGAGGTGCCCGACTTCGCACCGCTGTCGACGGAGGCCGTGCCCTCCGGGTTCGCCGCGCTAGCGTTCTGCATCGTGGCGGTCCTGATCGGCAGCAACGTGGGCAACCGCCGCCGCTACCTGACCGCGCTCATCGACCGCGCCAGGCAGCTCGCCAGGGAACGCGACCAGCAGGCCGAGATCGCCACCGCGGCCGAGCGCAGCCGCGTCGCGCGGGAGATGCACGACATCGTCTCGCACAGCCTGACCGTGATGATCGCCCTGGCCGACGGCTCAGCCGGACTCGTCGCCACGTCACCGGAGCGCTCCGCCGAGACGATGCGGCTGGTCGCCGAGACCGGCCGCGGCGCCCTCGGCGACATGCGCCGGCTGCTCGGCGTGCTGCGCGCGGGCGACGAGGAGGCCGCCGCGCACGCCCCGCAGCCCGGCCTCAGCGACCTCCGCGAGCTGGTCGAGCGGTTCCGGGCGGCCGGCCTCCCGGTGCGGATCACCGTCTCGGGGACGCCGCCGACCGACGTCGGGCAGCAGCTCACCGTCTTCCGGGTCGTGCAGGAGGCCCTCACCAACACGCTCCGGCACGCCGAACTCGCGACCACGGTCGCCGTGACCATCGAGTTCGGCGAGCGGGTCATCCGCATCACCGTGGAGGACGACGCCACCGTCCACACCGGCTCCGTGCAGGGTTCCGGCAGCGGCCTCCTCGGGCTGCGCGAGCGTGTCGCGCTCTACGGTGGGACGCTGGAGGCCGGGCCCCGGCGCGGCGGCGGCTGGCGGCTCGTGGCGGAGTTCACCACCGTGCCGTCTCCGGCCGACCCCATCGCCGCCGACACTGACACCGGCATCGACAATGACACCGGCACCACCAGGAGAACAGAATGA
- a CDS encoding response regulator: protein MTDPHHPQQPISVLLVDDQALVRLGFRMVLETESDLRVVGEAADGVEAVRLAVETRPDVILMDVRMPNLDGIEATRRIVTANPDARIIILTTFDLDEYAFGGLRAGASGFLLKDARPAELTAAIRAVAAGDAAVTGRVTRSMLELFADRLPASGPSATTTADPAAVLTPREREILLAMADGLTNGEIGAKFFLTESTVKTHVGRVLAKLQLRDRVHAVIFAYENGLVES, encoded by the coding sequence ATGACCGACCCCCACCACCCTCAGCAGCCGATCAGCGTCCTGCTCGTCGACGACCAGGCGCTCGTGCGGCTGGGCTTCCGGATGGTGCTGGAGACCGAGTCCGATCTCCGGGTGGTGGGCGAGGCGGCCGACGGCGTCGAAGCGGTCCGCCTGGCCGTCGAGACCCGGCCGGACGTCATCCTCATGGACGTGCGGATGCCGAACCTCGACGGCATCGAGGCGACCCGGCGCATCGTGACGGCGAATCCGGACGCGCGCATCATCATCCTCACCACCTTCGACCTGGACGAGTACGCCTTCGGCGGGCTGCGCGCCGGCGCGAGCGGCTTCCTGCTCAAGGACGCCCGTCCGGCCGAGCTGACCGCGGCCATCCGCGCCGTCGCCGCCGGGGACGCCGCCGTCACCGGACGCGTCACCCGCTCCATGCTGGAACTCTTCGCCGACCGGCTCCCCGCCAGCGGCCCGTCCGCGACCACGACGGCCGACCCGGCGGCGGTGCTCACGCCGCGCGAGCGGGAGATCCTGCTCGCGATGGCCGACGGCCTGACCAACGGCGAGATCGGCGCGAAGTTCTTCCTGACCGAGTCGACCGTCAAGACGCACGTCGGCCGGGTGCTCGCCAAGCTGCAGCTGCGCGACCGCGTGCACGCGGTCATCTTCGCGTACGAGAACGGGCTGGTGGAGAGCTGA
- a CDS encoding mechanosensitive ion channel family protein, producing the protein MSILKANFWTSLGDWAVSTGWTLLNVFCIILGAVLISWLLRVIIRRVVKQIVSGVKKGQSVTDTQALVASPLAAVRVVQRTRTLGSVLSNIVNVTIGIIAIVMIFGVVAPNAASSLALLTAAIGAGLGFGAQNIVKDVLNGLFMVMEDQLGVGDVVDLGPATGVVEAVGIRITQVRDVNGTLWFVRNGEILRVGNMSQGWSRVIVDLAVPYDTDIETVQAKMMEAATALATSPKWRSRILDKPELWGMESISADAIVIRIVLKTRTTAKDDVSRELRLRLKQATDELGVTLPSLSAVVLSGFDGAGSVNGAKPPRTRPTPVVPDRPLTGRKARAAAKRTATRAPDPGAIRIRPAIETKPDAAPAKPAAKPATTRSTAAKPATPPTPPADADTPAKPAAKPRTPKPPAAGQPPAEEAE; encoded by the coding sequence ATGAGCATTCTGAAAGCGAACTTCTGGACCTCCCTCGGGGACTGGGCCGTCAGCACCGGTTGGACCCTGCTCAACGTCTTCTGCATCATCCTCGGCGCCGTCCTGATCAGCTGGCTGCTGCGCGTGATCATCCGCCGCGTGGTCAAACAGATCGTCAGCGGCGTGAAGAAGGGGCAGAGCGTCACCGACACGCAGGCGCTCGTGGCGTCGCCGCTCGCCGCGGTGCGAGTGGTGCAGCGTACCCGGACGCTGGGCTCCGTACTGAGCAACATCGTCAACGTGACCATCGGCATCATCGCCATCGTGATGATCTTCGGCGTCGTCGCACCCAACGCCGCGAGCTCGCTCGCCCTCCTCACCGCCGCGATCGGCGCCGGCCTCGGTTTCGGCGCGCAGAACATCGTGAAGGACGTCCTCAACGGCCTCTTCATGGTCATGGAGGACCAGCTCGGCGTCGGCGACGTGGTCGACCTGGGGCCGGCGACCGGGGTCGTGGAGGCCGTGGGCATCCGGATCACCCAGGTGCGCGACGTCAACGGCACGCTCTGGTTCGTCCGCAACGGCGAGATCCTGCGCGTCGGCAACATGTCGCAGGGCTGGTCGCGCGTGATCGTGGACCTCGCCGTGCCGTACGACACCGACATCGAGACGGTGCAGGCGAAGATGATGGAGGCGGCGACCGCGCTCGCGACGAGCCCCAAGTGGCGCTCCCGCATCCTCGACAAGCCGGAGCTGTGGGGGATGGAGTCGATCTCCGCCGACGCCATCGTGATCCGGATCGTGCTGAAGACCCGCACGACGGCGAAGGACGACGTGTCCCGCGAGCTGCGCCTGCGGCTCAAGCAGGCCACCGACGAACTCGGCGTCACCCTGCCGTCGCTGTCGGCCGTCGTCCTCTCCGGCTTCGACGGCGCGGGCAGCGTCAACGGCGCGAAGCCGCCGCGCACCCGGCCGACGCCGGTCGTCCCGGACCGGCCGCTGACCGGGCGCAAGGCGCGGGCGGCGGCGAAGCGGACCGCGACCCGCGCGCCCGACCCGGGCGCCATCCGGATCCGGCCGGCGATCGAGACGAAGCCGGATGCTGCGCCCGCCAAGCCGGCCGCGAAGCCCGCCACGACCCGGTCGACCGCGGCGAAGCCGGCCACACCTCCCACGCCGCCGGCCGACGCGGACACCCCGGCGAAGCCCGCCGCCAAGCCCCGCACCCCGAAGCCTCCGGCTGCCGGGCAGCCTCCCGCGGAAGAAGCCGAGTGA
- a CDS encoding globin translates to MTSLPVEPPLGPSFFEQIGGHATFVRLVDSFYRGVACDPVLRPMYPEDDLGPAKERLTLFLEQYWGGPTTYSQERGHPRLRMRHNPFKVNPDARDRWLAHMRVAVDELGLPPLQDETLWNYLERAAFAMVNTFEE, encoded by the coding sequence ATGACCAGCCTCCCCGTCGAACCGCCGCTCGGGCCGTCCTTCTTCGAGCAGATCGGCGGCCACGCCACCTTCGTGCGTCTCGTGGACTCCTTCTACCGCGGCGTCGCCTGCGACCCGGTGCTGCGCCCGATGTACCCGGAGGACGACCTCGGTCCCGCCAAGGAGCGGCTGACGCTGTTCCTGGAGCAGTACTGGGGCGGCCCGACCACCTACAGTCAGGAGCGCGGCCACCCGCGCCTGCGGATGCGGCACAACCCGTTCAAGGTCAACCCGGACGCCCGCGACCGCTGGCTCGCGCACATGCGCGTCGCGGTCGACGAGCTCGGGCTGCCTCCGTTGCAGGACGAGACCCTCTGGAACTATCTGGAGCGCGCCGCGTTCGCTATGGTCAACACATTCGAGGAGTAG